In Hippoglossus hippoglossus isolate fHipHip1 chromosome 19, fHipHip1.pri, whole genome shotgun sequence, the DNA window GGATAGATAGAGGGACGGTAgagtccaccccccccccccccccccacccccacacacacacacacacatcacggAGACATTTTATTGTTCATTCTTGATGCTGTGATCATGATTCCAGACTAATTGCTTGTGGATCTTGAAGCTGCTTCTTCAGGCTTTTATCCAGCAGCACCAGACTCTGTATAGCCAGACTGCGGCAGTCTGCATCAGGGTCTCCTTCGGCCACATCTGTCAatacaaacaacataaataacagggtttctgcaggtttcaagaAGCAACTAGTTAAATGTAAGAATTTCTAAGGAACACAATGAGAGAAATTGAATACCAATGTCAAACCCGACTGATAAGAgggaatatcagagtcccagaattacttacacttccccataattgaagatGAGTTACGTTGCCAAGTAGAGAAATACCCTCAATATGTCAtgttatctctcaaactacTGAGTCTTTCCCACAGCTACAAGTGTACTGCGATCAATTCTGACCAGGGGGTTTGTAGACTACTAGTTATCAGTTCCacattggtcttgtttgtagttttattacagcatgATGATATCTGTATCactgagaaagaactacaataCACAGACAAACGATGCATGCCGCCATGAACGTTTACCTATTTAAGCTCTacctaaacatatttaagacctaacatgttatattttaatgtatttaaaacttttaagaGCTAAAGTTCAGATTATATTAGAAGAATGTGTGGAAACCCTAAAATAAGGATCAATAGTGGGAACCAACAGATGTTTACATCTCAAGAACTAAAACTCTCtaattctgtcattttctctgcacagttAACAATACTACATGTCCCGTGCATCAATGTGAAACTACTTTTATCCCCAGAGGGTTTGAAAAGGAACTAAATCCAGCTGAGGATGAGCCAATCACGTCACAGGCAGTCTCTGTACAGGACATCCTGGTTCCTCATCTTCTTCCCAGAAATGTTcagtccagctgtgtgtgtgtgtgtgtgtgtgtgtgtgtgtgtgtgtgtgtgtgtgtgtgtgtgtgtgtgtgagtaatcCAGTGGACATCCTGACAGGATGACATTATGCAGGTGCAAGTCCATTTATAAGAACCATGCGTTTTATGGTTAATCTATTTTTAGTAACATGTAAactactttttgttttattcatatataaacTCTAAATTCAACACTAACTTTGAAATTGTCATCCTGTAAAAACTGAGCGagaacaaatgtatttttaaatactttcactttataaatacagGCTAATGAAATGCATTCATTGCCCATAAAATCTTCTATATCCACGTtcataaagaaaaagacagatttctCATTTTgtcagcagcagttttttttacctgccaGCCAGGTTCTGGTCTCAAACAGCTGATCGCTGAGGTCCAACAGCAGGTTCTGACTGGGCATGCtcagaaacacagagcagaCAGCGAAGAGGACGCCTCGTCTCACCATCCTtcaacacagacagatttcAGGTTTAAGCTCAGACTGaaataagataataaaacaGCACGTCTAGACCTTATGGTCAGTCCAACTCTAATGTTATATTTGGTCTGTGAATGGGGTTCACAGCACAGGATCAAAATCTGTCACATATGCCTACAGAATAAATGTATTACAATCTCATTTTACAGTGTCATTATCAATGACTTATTGTTTTCCTGGCCTGGATCCCTTATATAACTATCAAGTTatgatcatttcattttgtcgATCACTCAAATTTATTTCCTGAGCTTAAAATTTAAAACCTTTGGcacttaaacatttaaacaacatgGCACATATTGAATATAATGTGAGTGCAGCATCTCGAGTGCATTTCTAGTTAGTATTAGGAATAATACGCTACGTGTGTTGTTAATGGCTACTGGTGTACaatgacaaaaacactgattatACAGGATACTTACTGGTCAGCATGGTAACGCACTGACCACACAAAGTCAAGCAAAGCACAACCCATCTGCGCAGCTACCTGAATTAGAGAAAACATACATGgttagaaaataatttaaactacaaaattagtttttaaatcacataACTGATGGTTCAGAATAAACTCTTTCAATACAGGCCACAGATACACATTGAtcataaaaaacaataacatacTATACAGATCACTTAAAAGCTACAATTTCTAAACTAAAACTCATCCAGCTGAGTTACATAGATATAGATGTAGATATCAAGCACTAGTTTTATGTAATTAAACAGGTCATCGTAGCATGGATAGTTGTTAGTTGTTAAAAAGTACCGGTGCGTTGACTGCCAGATGCATGAAGAGGCCCAGGGTGTGGATCAACCTTCCCAGCACCAGGTGGTCACCGCCcaacaggtcaaaggtcacctgAGGCCTTGcagaaaataattacatttcaatattaaaaaaaataccaataCTTAAgcataaaaatatgaattttgaaCTGACTTTAAACACACTTACTTGTCATAATTCCTGAGTAGAGGAAAAAAGAAGTGTCCCGCAACAGGTGCATAACGGTTAGGAGTGGCCTTAGCAGGAGGTTGTGTGGCACCCTGTAGTCATATGAGGAATCATATTAAGAGACTTCACTCAGTTACTGGAAAGGCAGATGACAATGTCTGTCTACTCCAAGTACCTTGGTGAGGCGTTTGGTTTTGCTCTGAATCCGCTGCTCCACTACTTGTCGCCAGTGGACAGGGTTGTCACCGGGGTATGGAGTCAAATCAGCGATGGCAGCAGAGCCTATGGATGGATCTCTTTTTTCAGTGATGGGTTTGGAGAGCTCCTGAGCGGCCAGAGCCAGGACCTAATAAACAAGAGCAAAGGTTAGAACAACACACTTGTAGCAGTAATCAAAAGATTGGTGAAAGTACACAGCCATTATTAAAAGTAGAGAAGCCACTATTTTTACCTCCAAGATATCCAGCCGCTGGCGAAGACTGTAGTTTAAGGAATAAAACTCTGCGGTCAAATACTCCGTCACCTAGCAACGAGACGGAATAGATATTCAAAAATGGACTTCAAATCAAATACTTCTGATAGGAAGCTACACAATACTGAGAGTGAAGGGGAAGATCATACAGGGATAGAGTCAGTGGCAGCGAGAGCCACCATCGCTGCCTGTCTGAGCCTCAGGAAGCTTTTAATGCTGTATTTATCCTCCATGTGAAGAAGAACTTTAGTCATCTTGACGCTGATCTGAAAACAGcataacaaataaatatgaatattactGTGAAATCACTGTTCCTTTtagtgttgttattgttttggtgCTGCAGTCTCACCTCTTTGGTTGCAAAGACGTTCTTCCTCACCAGGCTCTCAGCAACTCTCAGACTGAGCTCCACACGCACAGGCTCCTCAGAGGATATTAAAGCTGGATGGGTTGAGAGATGAGGAAATATTGGAGCTGGATCCAGtctcaaaacatttaaaaaccactGCATCACTTAAGTGGAAGAGATTAAAACTTTGAAGTCGTACCTTCCAGACAGTCTCGTAGGTAGCGAGGCGGCGCTGCTTTACTCATGTCTTGATCTCCAGACATATCGTAGGGAGTCAGCTCATCATCACTTGAACGAGAACATACTCAGGGTCAAAAAATACACCAAAGTAATCGCTTCATTACAAACAACAAATGGCCAACACTTTAAACAGTATTGCTTTACTTATACTCACCTATCCAGGTCAGAGTCTTGATCCGTTCTTGATGACTGAGGCTCTGATTTATTCTGAGTAGATGGAGTCACTTCCCTTGTCTCTTGTGGAGCATCAACTCTGCAGATGACAAATCCCATTAAGCCCAAAGAGAAAAAGGTTTAATGGGATTCGGCGCATTGTTATTCATAAAGTAATGAGATTACTAGAAGCTGAGGTTGTCTACACTGTTTGAagttaaaatagtttttctttacatttaaactACAAAATATCATTTAAATGATGCAGCAACAAGTTGAGTTTCATGTGAGTAATCTTCAACATGTTTAAACTGATGGTTTAATTTCAAATTGCCCCTTATTTTTTAGACAAAACTTAAAGGTTACTAGTTGCCAGGCCCCAAGTAAAATGCACCCAatttctctgacattgtttctgtTCATGTCTGAGTTACAGTGATGTTGAACACTTACCCATGTACAGGTACAGGCTCTGGTTCATCACTAGTGATGGTGGGAGTCATGAGAGAAAGCAGCTCCCGAGTTTCCTCGTCCTGATCGTACTACAACAGAAtgacacacagagtcagagacaGGTCTAATAAAGGCATTTCAGTGAAGTCACTGATCAAATGTTTTGAAGCCAACTGGGCTGACATGACCTCTGTCATAAGTAAGGGCTGCTGTACATCATGTGGGGTAATGCTGCATTGTTACTGTTTGAGGGAGAAAGCAAAGATAATGCAGCATTATGTGGTTCTTTAGATTCTGTGGGAGAAAGTAGGAGTTCTTGTTTTGATGCAGCTGTTTCTAATTCAAATGCAGCCCTGGTTATATGCtacatcattgttttttttgctaaTGTCAAATCAACTGTACCTCAAATTTGAGCTTGGTTCCATGGATATCCATGCGAGCACTCAGGCACTCCCCCACCACCATGCCCACACGCCGGATTTGCACCACATTGCTGTCCAGGTGGCTCTGCATGCCACTGAGCATACACTGAAGCAGTTCTGAGAAAAGAGGCACGCAGCAGCGAATGGAGAGCTCGGTGAAGCAACAATCtc includes these proteins:
- the telo2 gene encoding telomere length regulation protein TEL2 homolog, translating into MDPLPPNTEVRVVVAQCFRTLATSTDDKDVVAALQTLHSHLDEGPESRTGSAQRAEFRRAHYTRALQCLVSNIQADWVHSLTAAQRTDLWDGLFLHGPPEQALLVLMEGITALSPSANLDHLVSITEKFLQRGRLADLLWSHCLETAPSDSPQLRETLLGRIVALPDLTANKLQRNNKRLFLPQQYYPLLATEMLTALERTCQALKDGTDCSLTFVAQTLGKVCIQGHSGVVLAVLAPRLSACTHSDMVWQRVCWKLLENVPQRWIESVLTGLVQAVSGPEALGRIIGNLVLKNKKAEFVITHKLLLLQYKYETKVLRIVLGYLAVDRERRPLLIQVLRSVSQAWANPSAVKHTPLEQQMYVSKALLLSVSLLRDSELQELQSELLQCMLSGMQSHLDSNVVQIRRVGMVVGECLSARMDIHGTKLKFEYDQDEETRELLSLMTPTITSDEPEPVPVHGVDAPQETREVTPSTQNKSEPQSSRTDQDSDLDSDDELTPYDMSGDQDMSKAAPPRYLRDCLEALISSEEPVRVELSLRVAESLVRKNVFATKEISVKMTKVLLHMEDKYSIKSFLRLRQAAMVALAATDSIPVTEYLTAEFYSLNYSLRQRLDILEVLALAAQELSKPITEKRDPSIGSAAIADLTPYPGDNPVHWRQVVEQRIQSKTKRLTKGATQPPAKATPNRYAPVAGHFFFPLLRNYDKPQVTFDLLGGDHLVLGRLIHTLGLFMHLAVNAPVAAQMGCALLDFVWSVRYHADQMVRRGVLFAVCSVFLSMPSQNLLLDLSDQLFETRTWLADVAEGDPDADCRSLAIQSLVLLDKSLKKQLQDPQAISLES